In the Flavobacterium acetivorans genome, one interval contains:
- a CDS encoding thiol-disulfide oxidoreductase DCC family protein — MNTPSEIASYLAITTKGKKIILFDGVCNLCNSAVQFIIKHDKKDVFRFAAIESDIGQQILQHIGMDPKKSDSVILYEPGIAYSCKSEAVLEIVQDLGSFYSLLSVFKIFPTVFSDSIYDYVAKNRYHWYGKKEHCLLPTAELESKFLQ; from the coding sequence ATGAATACACCAAGTGAGATTGCTTCGTACCTCGCAATAACAACAAAAGGAAAAAAAATAATCCTCTTTGACGGCGTTTGCAATTTGTGCAATTCGGCGGTGCAATTCATTATTAAACACGATAAAAAAGACGTCTTTAGATTTGCAGCCATCGAATCAGATATTGGACAGCAGATTCTCCAACACATTGGGATGGATCCCAAAAAAAGTGACAGTGTTATCCTTTACGAACCTGGGATTGCCTACTCTTGTAAATCAGAAGCTGTTTTAGAAATAGTTCAAGATCTTGGCTCTTTTTACAGTTTGTTGTCTGTTTTCAAAATATTTCCAACAGTATTTTCGGATTCTATTTATGATTATGTTGCCAAAAACCGATATCATTGGTATGGAAAAAAAGAACATTGCCTACTCCCTACTGCCGAATTAGAATCTAAATTTTTACAATAA
- a CDS encoding LytR/AlgR family response regulator transcription factor, giving the protein MTAVIIEDEIPAGKRFEKLLMNKDFVVLAILPSVVSALKWFEENNHPDFVFIDIKLRDGNCFRILDKIQIQSKIVFTTAYDEFALKAFNYNAIDYLLKPIDESKLDKMISKYDAFKTGFANALNWKVLEENIENKFKTSFLVSSGNHLKKIESHEVICFFSDANASFILTNQKRQFAINNSLDNLEQKLDPELFFRINRKFLVNKKYISALKNESQMVLQIPDAKEFDFVVSRLRIKTFLEWYKK; this is encoded by the coding sequence ATGACAGCAGTAATTATAGAGGATGAAATTCCTGCAGGAAAACGGTTTGAAAAGCTATTGATGAATAAAGACTTCGTCGTTTTGGCTATTTTACCTTCTGTTGTGAGTGCTCTGAAATGGTTTGAAGAAAATAATCATCCAGATTTTGTTTTCATTGATATCAAATTAAGGGATGGAAATTGTTTCAGGATATTGGATAAAATTCAAATACAATCCAAAATTGTCTTCACCACGGCCTATGATGAATTTGCGCTGAAGGCATTCAATTACAATGCAATTGATTATCTTCTGAAGCCTATTGATGAGTCTAAGTTGGATAAAATGATTTCAAAATATGATGCTTTTAAAACGGGTTTTGCAAATGCGTTGAACTGGAAAGTTTTGGAAGAAAATATAGAAAATAAATTTAAGACCTCTTTCCTAGTTTCTTCTGGGAATCATTTAAAAAAAATCGAATCCCATGAAGTGATTTGTTTTTTTAGTGATGCCAATGCTTCTTTTATTTTGACCAATCAAAAGAGACAATTTGCGATCAATAATTCTTTAGATAACTTAGAGCAAAAGCTCGATCCAGAATTGTTTTTTAGAATCAACCGAAAGTTTCTGGTCAATAAAAAATACATCTCAGCATTGAAAAATGAGAGCCAAATGGTACTTCAAATTCCTGATGCAAAAGAATTTGATTTTGTGGTCAGCCGATTAAGAATAAAGACCTTTTTAGAATGGTATAAAAAATAA
- the holA gene encoding DNA polymerase III subunit delta has translation MDEVIKIVNDIKSGNIRPIYFLMGEEPYYIDKLSDYIEANILSEEEKGFNQTVLYGRDVTIEDIVSTAKRYPMMAERQVVIVKEAQDLSRTIDKLETYAENPMESTVLVLCYKYKTLDKRKKATKLLAKNGVVYESKKLYENQVGDWIKRVLAGKKYSIEPKAAAMLVEFLGTDLSKINNELEKLQIILPKGSTISPKDIEENIGFSKDFNVFELRKAIGERNQLKAYTIAENFANNPKENPMVVTTSLVFGFFVQLLKYHGLKDKNPKNVAAVIGVNPFFLKEYDVALKNYPMRKVSQIVASLREIDVKSKGVGANAMSNADLLREMLYNIFN, from the coding sequence ATGGACGAGGTTATTAAAATTGTAAACGATATCAAGAGCGGAAACATCAGACCCATCTATTTTTTGATGGGGGAAGAGCCGTACTATATCGATAAATTATCAGATTATATAGAAGCAAATATATTGTCGGAGGAAGAAAAAGGGTTCAATCAAACCGTTTTGTACGGTAGAGACGTCACTATAGAAGATATCGTTTCTACGGCCAAACGTTATCCTATGATGGCAGAGCGTCAAGTGGTCATCGTAAAAGAAGCGCAAGACCTAAGCCGTACTATTGATAAACTGGAAACCTATGCAGAAAACCCTATGGAATCTACTGTTTTGGTCTTGTGTTATAAGTACAAAACCTTGGATAAACGTAAAAAAGCGACTAAATTATTAGCTAAAAATGGTGTGGTTTATGAAAGTAAAAAGCTCTATGAAAACCAAGTTGGAGATTGGATTAAGCGAGTTTTAGCAGGGAAAAAATACAGCATTGAACCAAAAGCCGCTGCAATGCTAGTTGAGTTTTTGGGAACTGATTTGAGCAAAATCAATAATGAGTTGGAAAAACTACAGATTATTTTACCCAAAGGAAGCACCATCAGTCCAAAAGATATTGAGGAAAACATTGGTTTTAGTAAAGATTTTAATGTTTTTGAATTAAGAAAAGCCATCGGAGAACGCAATCAACTTAAGGCCTACACTATAGCTGAAAATTTTGCCAATAATCCAAAAGAAAATCCAATGGTGGTTACCACAAGTTTGGTTTTTGGCTTTTTTGTTCAATTGCTCAAATACCACGGTTTGAAAGATAAAAACCCAAAAAATGTAGCGGCAGTAATCGGGGTGAATCCGTTTTTTCTGAAAGAATATGATGTGGCACTTAAGAATTATCCGATGCGAAAGGTGAGTCAAATAGTAGCTTCTTTGAGAGAGATTGACGTAAAAAGCAAAGGAGTGGGCGCTAATGCAATGTCAAATGCTGATTTATTAAGAGAAATGCTGTATAATATATTTAATTAG
- a CDS encoding glycosyltransferase family 2 protein, with product MKIAVVILNWNGVQLLEQFLPSIIQFSPEATIYVADNASTDTSVSFVKQHFPSVQIVKNKGNFGFAQGYNEALKHIDAEIYALVNSDIEVTQNWLEPILETFEKESETAIIQPKILDFKNKQYFEYAGAAGGFIDKYGYPYCRGRIFDTIEKDLGQYNDNREIFWASGACFFIRSAVYKELNGFDDAFFAHQEEIDLCWRAFNKGHKIKYNYKSVVYHVGGATLQQGNPRKTFLNFRNSLLMLTKNLPKESLYEVLFSRMILDGIAGIQFISKGKFSHFTAILKAHFSFYSLFRDTYKKRTQFQTKKYYNQKSIVYTYYIKCGKIFVK from the coding sequence ATGAAAATAGCAGTCGTCATACTTAACTGGAACGGAGTTCAACTATTAGAGCAATTCTTACCTTCAATCATACAATTTTCACCAGAAGCCACGATTTATGTTGCCGATAATGCCTCTACAGATACTTCTGTTTCCTTTGTGAAACAGCATTTTCCCAGTGTTCAAATAGTCAAAAATAAAGGCAATTTTGGTTTTGCACAAGGGTATAATGAAGCCTTGAAACACATTGATGCCGAAATCTATGCTTTGGTCAACTCTGATATTGAAGTAACTCAAAACTGGTTAGAACCTATTCTTGAAACTTTTGAAAAGGAATCTGAAACAGCCATCATCCAACCTAAAATATTGGATTTTAAAAACAAACAGTACTTTGAATATGCTGGTGCTGCTGGAGGTTTTATTGACAAATATGGCTATCCTTATTGCCGAGGACGGATTTTTGATACTATCGAAAAAGACTTGGGCCAATACAATGACAACCGGGAAATATTTTGGGCTTCGGGAGCTTGCTTTTTTATACGAAGTGCTGTTTATAAAGAATTGAACGGTTTTGATGACGCTTTTTTTGCACATCAAGAGGAAATTGACTTGTGCTGGCGCGCTTTTAATAAAGGACATAAAATAAAATACAATTACAAATCGGTGGTTTACCATGTCGGCGGGGCAACCTTGCAACAAGGAAATCCAAGAAAAACCTTTCTGAATTTTAGAAATTCGCTGTTGATGTTAACTAAAAACTTGCCCAAAGAAAGTCTATACGAAGTACTGTTTTCAAGGATGATTTTGGACGGGATTGCCGGAATTCAATTCATTTCAAAAGGAAAATTCTCTCATTTCACTGCAATCCTAAAAGCGCATTTCTCTTTTTACTCTTTATTTCGAGACACTTATAAAAAAAGAACGCAATTCCAAACAAAGAAATACTATAACCAAAAAAGCATCGTTTATACCTATTATATAAAATGTGGCAAGATTTTTGTTAAATGA
- a CDS encoding type I restriction enzyme HsdR N-terminal domain-containing protein, with amino-acid sequence MQKLNFQLYNFRFKNSENKVSIFDEIRKKFIILTPEEWVRQHVVQFLIEEKKYPKSLINVEKVLKVNGLKKRYDVVVFKPDGSIFVLIECKAPEIKIAQATFDQIARYNMTLNAQFLMVTNGLNHYFCQMDYENEKYDFLENLPNYNS; translated from the coding sequence ATGCAAAAATTAAATTTCCAACTTTATAACTTTCGGTTCAAAAATAGCGAAAATAAAGTATCCATTTTCGATGAAATCAGGAAAAAATTTATCATTCTCACACCCGAAGAATGGGTTCGTCAGCATGTGGTTCAGTTTTTAATCGAAGAGAAAAAATATCCTAAATCCTTAATTAATGTTGAAAAAGTATTAAAAGTCAACGGATTGAAAAAAAGATACGATGTGGTGGTTTTTAAACCTGACGGCTCTATTTTTGTTTTGATTGAATGCAAGGCTCCCGAAATAAAAATTGCCCAAGCCACATTCGACCAAATTGCCCGTTATAACATGACGCTCAATGCGCAATTTTTGATGGTCACCAATGGTTTGAATCATTACTTTTGCCAAATGGATTATGAAAATGAAAAATATGATTTTCTAGAAAATCTACCCAATTATAATAGTTAG
- a CDS encoding OmpA/MotB family protein: protein MKKIVIALSVLALLTSCVSKKKYADLEARNKETQDLLNSATVKLNSCLEEKAGLTATVAGLKEHNQGLLNVSKDLTMLTSKGAENLEKSLESLKEKDLKISRLQDALTRKDSVTLALVSSLKSSVGISDSDIEINVEKGVVFISIADKLLFKTGSYEVSDKAKGVLAKVAKVVNDKPDFECMVEGHTDNVPLNGSGILLDNWDLSVKRSTSIIRVLTNQLGVKPEQLIAAGRSSYIPLVANDSAENRARNRRTRIVVLPKIDQFYDMIEKEMKKQQK, encoded by the coding sequence ATGAAAAAAATTGTAATTGCCTTATCTGTATTGGCACTTTTAACTTCATGTGTTTCTAAGAAAAAATATGCCGACTTAGAGGCTCGTAATAAAGAAACTCAAGATTTATTAAATAGCGCAACTGTAAAATTAAATTCTTGCTTGGAAGAAAAAGCTGGACTTACTGCTACTGTTGCTGGTCTAAAAGAGCACAATCAAGGGTTGCTTAATGTGTCGAAAGATTTGACAATGCTGACCTCTAAAGGTGCTGAAAATTTAGAAAAATCATTAGAAAGCTTGAAAGAGAAAGATTTAAAAATTTCAAGACTTCAAGACGCTTTAACAAGAAAAGACAGTGTAACATTAGCATTGGTTTCTAGTTTGAAAAGCTCTGTTGGAATCTCTGATTCAGATATCGAAATCAACGTAGAAAAAGGAGTTGTTTTCATCTCAATCGCTGACAAATTATTGTTTAAAACAGGTAGTTATGAAGTATCTGACAAAGCAAAAGGAGTATTAGCTAAAGTAGCTAAAGTAGTAAATGACAAACCTGATTTTGAATGTATGGTTGAAGGTCATACTGACAATGTTCCATTGAACGGAAGCGGAATTTTATTGGACAACTGGGATTTAAGTGTGAAACGTTCTACTTCTATCATCCGTGTGTTGACAAATCAATTAGGAGTTAAACCAGAGCAATTAATTGCTGCAGGTAGAAGTTCTTACATTCCTTTGGTTGCGAATGATTCTGCTGAAAACAGAGCGCGTAACAGAAGAACACGTATCGTTGTATTGCCAAAAATCGATCAGTTCTATGATATGATTGAAAAAGAAATGAAAAAACAACAAAAATAA
- the ettA gene encoding energy-dependent translational throttle protein EttA has translation MADDKKVIFSMSKLSKTYSSSNKQVLKDIYLSFFYGAKIGILGLNGSGKSSLLRIIAGADKNYQGDVVFAPGYTVGYLEQEPILDDSKTVIEIVKEGVAETMAVLEEYNKINDLFGLEENYSDPDKMDKLMDRQAALQDKIDALGAWEIDTKLEIAMDALRTPEADTPIKNLSGGERRRVALCRLLLQQPDVLLLDEPTNHLDAESVLWLEQHLAQYAGTVIAVTHDRYFLDNVAGWILELDRGEGIPWKGNYSSWLDQKSSRMALEEKTASKRRKTLERELDWVRQGAKGRQTKQKARLQNYDKLLNEDQKQLDENLEIYIPNGPRLGTNVIEAKNVSKAFGDKLLYDNLNFKLPQAGIVGIIGPNGAGKSTIFKMIMGEEKPDAGEFAIGETVKIAYVDQSHSNIDPNKSIWENFCDGQELIMMGGRQVNSRAYLSRFNFGGSDQNKKVATLSGGERNRLHLAMTLKEEGNVLLLDEPTNDLDVNTLRALEEGLENFAGCAVVISHDRWFLDRICTHILAFEGNSEVYYFEGGFSDYEENKKKRLGGDLTPTRLKYRKLIRS, from the coding sequence ATGGCAGACGATAAGAAAGTGATATTTTCAATGTCAAAGTTGAGTAAAACCTACTCAAGCAGCAACAAACAAGTTTTAAAAGATATTTATTTGAGTTTCTTTTATGGAGCAAAAATTGGTATTTTAGGTCTTAACGGTTCAGGAAAATCTTCTTTATTAAGAATTATTGCCGGTGCAGATAAAAATTATCAAGGAGATGTCGTTTTTGCACCTGGATACACTGTTGGCTATTTAGAACAAGAGCCTATTTTGGATGACAGTAAAACAGTGATCGAAATTGTAAAAGAAGGTGTTGCCGAAACTATGGCAGTTTTAGAAGAATACAATAAAATTAATGATCTATTTGGTCTTGAAGAAAACTATTCAGATCCAGATAAAATGGATAAGTTAATGGATCGCCAAGCCGCTTTGCAAGATAAAATTGATGCTTTGGGCGCTTGGGAAATCGACACTAAATTAGAAATTGCTATGGATGCTTTGCGTACTCCGGAAGCAGATACTCCAATCAAGAATTTATCGGGTGGGGAACGCCGTCGTGTGGCTTTATGTCGTTTGTTATTGCAACAACCGGATGTTTTGCTTTTGGATGAGCCTACGAATCACTTGGATGCCGAGAGTGTTCTTTGGTTAGAACAACATTTGGCACAATATGCAGGAACTGTAATTGCGGTAACGCACGACAGGTATTTCTTGGATAATGTGGCGGGTTGGATTTTAGAATTAGACAGAGGTGAAGGTATTCCTTGGAAAGGGAATTATTCTTCTTGGTTGGATCAAAAATCAAGTCGTATGGCGCTAGAAGAGAAAACAGCTTCAAAACGCAGAAAAACTTTAGAACGTGAGTTAGACTGGGTGCGTCAAGGAGCCAAAGGTCGCCAAACGAAACAAAAAGCGCGTTTGCAGAACTACGATAAATTGTTGAATGAAGATCAAAAACAATTGGATGAAAATCTAGAGATTTATATTCCAAATGGTCCACGCTTAGGAACAAATGTGATTGAAGCTAAAAATGTTTCAAAAGCTTTTGGAGATAAGTTATTGTATGATAATTTGAATTTCAAATTGCCGCAAGCAGGAATTGTTGGTATTATTGGGCCAAATGGTGCCGGTAAATCGACTATTTTCAAAATGATCATGGGCGAGGAAAAACCGGATGCAGGAGAATTTGCTATCGGTGAAACCGTGAAAATCGCTTATGTGGATCAGTCGCATTCTAATATTGATCCTAATAAGTCAATTTGGGAAAACTTTTGTGATGGTCAGGAATTGATTATGATGGGTGGTCGTCAAGTGAATTCTCGTGCTTATTTAAGCCGATTTAATTTTGGTGGAAGCGATCAAAATAAGAAAGTGGCAACACTTTCTGGTGGAGAGCGTAACCGTTTGCACCTAGCAATGACTTTGAAAGAAGAAGGAAACGTTTTGTTACTGGATGAGCCAACGAATGATTTGGATGTAAACACACTTCGTGCTTTGGAAGAAGGATTGGAGAATTTTGCGGGTTGTGCAGTGGTAATTTCGCACGACAGATGGTTCTTAGACAGAATTTGTACCCACATACTTGCTTTCGAAGGAAACTCCGAAGTGTATTATTTTGAAGGTGGTTTCTCTGATTATGAAGAAAACAAAAAGAAACGTTTAGGTGGAGATTTGACTCCAACGCGTTTGAAATACAGAAAATTAATCAGAAGCTAA
- a CDS encoding CAL67264 family membrane protein, with product MGMNKNTILGWATFIMILMGLLLIGLGAFRYSEVSGWGFAAVGVGFLAIAWVFSSLKGRV from the coding sequence ATGGGAATGAATAAGAACACCATCTTAGGATGGGCTACTTTTATTATGATATTAATGGGATTACTCCTCATTGGTCTTGGGGCTTTCAGATACAGCGAAGTTTCCGGATGGGGATTTGCAGCCGTAGGCGTAGGATTCTTGGCTATTGCTTGGGTTTTCAGTTCTCTAAAGGGGAGAGTTTAA